Proteins encoded within one genomic window of Solibaculum mannosilyticum:
- a CDS encoding glucose-1-phosphate adenylyltransferase, which yields MFRKQECIAMLLAGGQGSRLGVLTRNLAKPAVPFGGKYRIIDFPLSNCVNSGIETVGVLTQYQPLLLNEYIGNGQPWDLDSRTGGVHVLPPYQRSKGADWYKGTANAIYQNIPFIERYDPDYVVVLSGDHIYKMDYSQMLAYHKEMNADCTIAVMEVPMEEASRFGILNTNEDGSIYEFEEKPKKPKSNLASMGIYMFSWNKLRRFLEEDEKDPKSSNDFGKNVLPAMLADGQRMFAWRFDGYWKDVGTIDSLWEANMDLLNPKVDLDLSDPAWKIYARNPELPPQYVGATAEIENSMVTEGAMIYGKIDFSILFSDVYIAPGAVVRDSIIMPGAKIMEDAVVQYAIIGEGAVIGQGAIVGGRPEESTNLDEWGVAVVGEQLTVGAGAVVPPKVMIDQDIKEAEK from the coding sequence ATGTTTCGCAAGCAGGAATGTATCGCTATGTTATTAGCGGGAGGGCAGGGCAGCCGTTTGGGTGTTTTGACGCGCAATCTGGCGAAACCAGCCGTCCCCTTTGGAGGCAAATATCGTATTATTGATTTTCCTCTTTCCAACTGTGTCAACTCGGGCATTGAGACGGTGGGTGTTCTGACCCAGTATCAGCCGCTGCTGCTCAATGAGTACATCGGCAACGGCCAGCCCTGGGATCTGGACAGCCGCACGGGAGGCGTGCACGTTTTGCCGCCTTATCAGCGCAGCAAGGGCGCTGACTGGTACAAAGGTACCGCCAACGCCATTTATCAGAATATCCCGTTTATTGAGCGGTACGATCCGGATTATGTGGTGGTTTTGTCCGGCGACCACATCTACAAGATGGACTACTCCCAGATGCTCGCCTATCACAAGGAGATGAATGCAGACTGCACCATCGCTGTGATGGAAGTCCCCATGGAAGAGGCTTCCCGTTTCGGCATCCTCAACACCAATGAGGACGGTTCCATCTATGAGTTTGAAGAGAAACCCAAAAAGCCCAAGAGCAATTTGGCGTCCATGGGCATTTATATGTTCAGTTGGAATAAGCTCCGCCGGTTCTTGGAGGAAGATGAGAAAGATCCCAAGTCCTCCAACGACTTTGGCAAGAACGTCCTGCCGGCTATGCTGGCCGACGGGCAACGGATGTTTGCCTGGCGGTTCGATGGGTACTGGAAAGATGTCGGTACCATCGACAGCCTCTGGGAAGCCAATATGGATCTGCTCAATCCCAAGGTGGATCTGGACCTGTCTGATCCCGCATGGAAGATCTACGCACGCAATCCCGAACTGCCGCCTCAATACGTAGGCGCTACAGCGGAGATCGAGAATTCCATGGTCACCGAAGGGGCTATGATCTATGGCAAAATAGATTTTTCCATCTTGTTTTCCGATGTGTACATCGCACCCGGAGCAGTGGTCAGGGATTCCATCATCATGCCGGGAGCTAAGATTATGGAAGATGCAGTGGTGCAATATGCCATCATTGGGGAAGGTGCGGTTATCGGGCAGGGGGCCATAGTAGGCGGACGTCCGGAAGAGAGCACCAACTTGGATGAATGGGGTGTCGCCGTAGTAGGCGAACAGTTGACCGTTGGAGCGGGTGCAGTTGTTCCGCCCAAGGTAATGATTGATCAGGATATCAAGGAGGCGGAA
- the glgB gene encoding 1,4-alpha-glucan branching protein GlgB, with product MADKKSTQNDFPLYLFHQGTNYKAYEYLGAHIYEQKGILCAVFRTWAPNAEAISVVGDFNQWDTAAHPMERISDQGVWEAVVEGVKTFDSYKFAVTQQGGKVVYKSDPYGFHTETRPDNASKLYDLDTYQWNDQAWQDYKAQQVIYESPVNIYEVHASSWRQYADGNFFSYEKLADELIPYVKEMGYTHIEFMPLTEYPFDGSWGYQVTGYFAPTSRYGQPTDLMNLIDRCHQEGIGVIMDWVPAHFPRDEHGLFRFDGSACYEYKDERKGEHKEWGTCVFDYGRNEVQSFLMSSALFWVEKYHVDGIRMDAVASMLYLDYNRRDGEWIPNKYGGHENLEAVDFIRKVNEAVFQECPNTMMIAEESTAWPLVSKPTYVGGLGFNFKWNMGWMNDMLRYMSLDPIYRPYNHDSLTFSFFYAFSENYVLAISHDEVVHGKCSLINKMPGEYLQKFAGLRAFYAYTMAHPGKKLIFMGQEFGQMKEWDYQSELDWNLLDVEMHKKMQDYCKALNHFYLENAPLWQVDYSWEGFSWIAHDDSANSVISFRRIDDKGDELIIICNFSGTQFEKYEIGVPVNGIYREVFNTDDPAFGGSGFGNSGDLSSNIRKPMHGFEQSLSLALPAMSVLYLKCTRVRKKRVKKTDVSGSTGKETTKTSKSAAGKGDASSKPAARRKTAAKSTATTRKRTRKADNTKEE from the coding sequence GTGGCAGACAAAAAATCAACTCAGAATGATTTCCCGCTCTATCTTTTCCATCAAGGGACCAATTATAAAGCATACGAATACCTAGGTGCTCATATCTATGAGCAAAAAGGAATTTTATGTGCCGTGTTCCGTACCTGGGCACCCAATGCCGAAGCAATTTCGGTTGTGGGCGACTTCAACCAATGGGATACTGCAGCCCATCCAATGGAACGCATCAGCGACCAAGGCGTTTGGGAAGCGGTGGTGGAGGGGGTCAAGACATTTGACTCTTACAAATTTGCTGTGACGCAGCAGGGCGGGAAGGTTGTTTACAAATCCGATCCTTACGGATTCCATACAGAGACCCGTCCGGACAACGCCTCTAAACTATATGATCTCGATACCTATCAGTGGAATGACCAAGCTTGGCAGGACTATAAAGCCCAACAGGTTATTTATGAAAGTCCTGTCAACATCTACGAGGTGCACGCCTCTTCCTGGAGGCAATATGCCGACGGGAACTTCTTCTCTTATGAGAAATTGGCGGACGAGCTGATTCCTTATGTCAAAGAGATGGGGTATACCCACATCGAATTTATGCCTTTGACCGAGTATCCTTTCGATGGGTCGTGGGGCTATCAGGTGACAGGTTATTTTGCCCCTACATCCCGATACGGCCAGCCGACCGATCTTATGAATCTGATCGACCGGTGCCATCAGGAAGGGATCGGCGTCATCATGGACTGGGTGCCGGCCCACTTCCCTCGGGACGAGCATGGCCTGTTCCGCTTCGATGGATCGGCTTGCTATGAATATAAGGATGAACGCAAGGGTGAACACAAAGAATGGGGCACCTGTGTGTTTGACTATGGACGCAATGAGGTGCAGAGTTTCCTCATGTCCAGCGCCCTCTTTTGGGTGGAGAAATACCATGTGGACGGCATTCGTATGGATGCTGTGGCATCTATGTTATATTTGGATTATAATCGCAGAGACGGCGAATGGATTCCTAACAAATACGGCGGCCATGAGAATCTGGAGGCTGTGGATTTCATCCGCAAAGTAAATGAAGCAGTGTTTCAGGAATGTCCCAATACCATGATGATCGCGGAGGAATCCACGGCATGGCCGTTGGTATCCAAGCCGACGTATGTGGGAGGGCTGGGATTCAACTTTAAATGGAACATGGGCTGGATGAACGATATGCTGCGGTATATGTCGCTGGACCCTATTTACCGCCCATACAATCACGATAGCCTGACATTCTCCTTTTTCTACGCCTTCTCAGAGAATTATGTGCTGGCCATCTCCCATGACGAGGTAGTGCATGGGAAATGTTCACTGATCAATAAAATGCCGGGCGAATATTTACAAAAATTTGCCGGTTTACGAGCTTTTTACGCTTATACTATGGCCCATCCAGGCAAGAAACTCATCTTCATGGGGCAGGAATTCGGCCAGATGAAGGAATGGGACTACCAGTCTGAACTGGACTGGAATCTGCTGGATGTAGAGATGCACAAGAAGATGCAGGATTACTGCAAGGCGCTCAATCATTTTTATCTGGAAAATGCTCCCCTGTGGCAGGTGGATTACTCCTGGGAGGGATTCTCCTGGATTGCCCATGACGATTCCGCCAATTCAGTGATCAGCTTCCGCCGCATAGATGACAAAGGGGACGAGCTCATTATCATTTGCAATTTTTCAGGTACACAGTTTGAAAAATATGAGATCGGTGTTCCGGTCAACGGCATTTATCGGGAGGTGTTTAATACCGACGACCCCGCATTCGGGGGATCGGGTTTCGGCAATTCCGGGGATCTTTCTTCCAACATCCGAAAGCCAATGCATGGGTTTGAACAGTCTTTAAGCCTGGCATTGCCGGCCATGTCGGTGCTGTATTTGAAATGTACCCGGGTCCGCAAAAAGCGGGTGAAGAAAACTGATGTGTCGGGATCGACAGGGAAAGAGACAACCAAGACGTCCAAATCAGCCGCCGGCAAAGGAGACGCGTCTTCCAAGCCAGCTGCCAGAAGAAAAACGGCGGCCAAGTCGACCGCCACCACGCGCAAACGCACCAGAAAGGCCGACAATACAAAGGAGGAATGA